The segment ACTTTTTACACGTTTCCTAGAATGCAATCTTTAGAAAAACAAAGTTATATAGTACTGTCTCCGGCCACTGAAAACCGTGATATTGAAATTTTTGCtgtgtgaaatgtttttaaatttaataccATTGATCTATGGATAATGAAAGCTTTCtatttataaaaatcacaaactAGACTTAAGAACTGACCTGTACCACATTACTAAGATGTGTGTGTTCAGTTGACTGGACTTGACGTTGTCCAGATTATGAGTGAGTGTAAGTGTGTCCATGAATGTCCTCTGCAATGACTTGTGGCCCATTCATGGTTAATTATGGCTTCATGCTGCTAGGGTAGGCTCTCATTACAACCCTCTTTTagaacaagtgttttttttaaaaagggtgtaTGGGATAAGGTCCCTGGTAACACGGATAGTAGAATGGATCGCCCAAAGAGGGTGTCAGGAGAATCCAAGAAAGAGGGCCTTTAACCAGACCACCAATTCCAAACTATAACCTGCATGTGACATATTACACAGCAAATGCTAAACTGAACACAACaaacatgcttttttttattaaaatctgtttatttattctccataaaagtataaaaattctGCTTTAGTTTACAATTGATTCTGTACAGCTATATacatcttatacatttttacacttCTTTGAAAATTTGTACCCCAAAATTCATACAACCAACCACAACTGGACCACAcagacagcaaaaaaaacaaaaaaaaaacaaaaaaaaaacatggttggATAGACCCAACTAGACCTTGGAACAGATCAGGATGAGTATAAGCCCATGCAATTAGAAAGttacagaaaatgttattttgattCTGAAGAGTACAGAGGCACAGAAAATGTAGTAAAGCTTCACAGAAGAACAGTCTCCACAATCACTGTAATGAAGATGCAGTCACATAGGTGGTATTGTTGTTATGGGGCTGTGATTCAAAAACTGAAGTTACTCCCCCTAATTCTGGATGATTAGCTTTCCCTGACTAACCCATCCAAGTGTCTCTGCAGGAACAAAGTAGCTAAAAGCTAATCGTGTATAATATTTCTGTTGATGTGGAAACAGTTTCATTATTCAAAAGGTCCAAGGCAGATCAGCAGATGTTTCCAAATAAGTGGTGAGGAAAGGATGGTGCTGAATTCTTAATAGAGAAAAAGAAGGTGGATGTGTGTTGGTTTGAAATATTTTAAGAGGATGTCTAAAATCACAATGTGTGTGCAAATCCATTTCATAACTGCAATTTTTCATTAAATCTGAACCATTTTAATACACACAGATTATGTGCTGTCTGCATGATCCACTTTCTTACATGATGTGCTACATTTTCTTACATGATTAAGTTAATATGACATAACTGTACACTTTTTACactgtacaaaacaaagcatgcaTTCTTTACATTGCATATGAATTCCAGTTTTCCTGCAGATACCAGCATCTGACCaggcacataaaaaaaaaaatactgtctcAAAGTCTGACATCAAGCTTACACAACTTGACATGTGTCCAAAGTTGCCAGTGGGCTTGACTTCCACCAGCATGAGTGCATTAAGAGCAAAAAGTTTCAAAAGGCGTTGTCCAAATCAGGGGGAGTCCAGCTCTCCCTATTCACTTGCTTATCTGAATATTATGACCACAAGTCACAGACACATTTCAGCCTGGACTAAGATTGAGTCCATTCATTCACTGCGTCTGAATGTCTATTAGTACTTGCATTATTTTTGATCAGCAGAGCAAGCAGGAATTGCCACAAAAAGCAGAATGATCACAAAACGGAGAATCTGCTTCCTGCAAAGGGCCCATCTTTGGTGACAAGTGTGTTGCCTTTTGCCCAAACCAGGAAGATGACCCCTGTCTGAGAGCTTCATTCAACCAATGACTGTTATTTTGTAAACAAGGGTAGAACACCCACAAAATGTCTGTTGGGTTCTGGATTCCACCGCCCACTTGGCTGCTTCTGGAGCCTCAAACTGCCCGCCTGGCATGTTAGCTGAAGTCCTGTCTCAGTTTCTCTTCAGTACCAAGCAGCAAGGGCACCAGCTTTCACAGATTGAGCAAAAAGGTGGTTATTCACTTCCACTCTCACAGTAGCagaacacacagaacagaaaGCAGTGTCACCAGGGAGGTGACCGGCACAAATGGGGCATGAGAGTTATGGCCAATGCTCTTCATCACATCTGCAGCACTAATGGCAGGATCatctggaattaaaaaaaaaaaagatgatcagTAATGTTCTAGTCAATGAGGAAGCCCTTCAGGACAGAGAATTTATATCAATAAAGGGCTATAATCCCAGTCACTTTTaatcaatctgtttttatagcactttacatagtgagacacgggcacaaagtgctttacataaatcAAAACGAAAAAGGAGAAATAATTAGCAGAGGCAAAGCAATTCAAGGACACTTGGGTTACTATTATATaaatcaaaatgacagaaaatcagAAGAGTCGGACATTAAGAACCAAGGGATtgaattaacaattaaaaatagtGTAGGTCAAATTCAGACTCAGGTTGGcaaagtgattagtgctgctgcttcatagtCAGAGGGTCACTGTCAGTGTGGCTTGCAAGCTCTTCCCTGGTTTCTTCTCAAAACCATCAGTTGTGCAAGTTCATTTCcgtaggtgtgtgtatgtgtgtgtgagagagagagtgtcgTACAATGGGCTGGGACCCAGTCCTGGACTGATTCCTGTCCTGTGCTACATACTGCCAGGACAGACTCCTGCTTCttaactctgaactggattaagcaggcccaggaaaatcaatggatggataaaattccAAATTTACGAAGTATGCATTCTGGTTAACTTTTTGTCAATTCCTAACAAAGAGCACAGGGTAGGAATGAATGGCTGAGGGTTATGGGAAAGTCTAAGAAAATGCTGCTGCATGTCTGAAGCACTCCTCTAACTGCAGGGCACTGTGTGCGGGCTGCCCAAAGTGTCTTTGGTTTTTTTCGGATGAAGTCTTTTGGTCTTTTTTCCATTTCCCACTTGTGGCCACCTGCTTTATTTATTCAAGCTGACAGTATACAGCCCTATGCTCCAGCTCGCCGAGTTAAGAGCCCACTACCCCATTATTTGGCCTCAACTGTGTAGCTCCCTGCTGGCTTCTTTCAGGCTCTTAAGTATTGTCACTTGTCTTACCTGCTGGCAGTCCTGGTGTGTGTGCTCCTGTGGTTCTTGGCTGCTGGGACCCTGGGAGAAAAGATCAGGAAGCTTCGTTAATATGGGAAGCCCAGCCTGCACAGCTGCAgtgaacaatatgtacaaaaagGCGCTTTCATCACCAGTTACATGGGTACAAAGCGCACTGCTACTCCCAAGCCATAATGAACCAAAAAAGTCTAATGCGCAGAACAAAAAATATCCTGCCGCTGTGCTTTTACTCTGCAAAGAGGCTGCAAAAACTGAATGCTTACCATTTTGTCCCACGACCTTCACCTTCAGCTTCAGGCATTGCTCCCCATGGTGGTGAATAGGTTTtgctatttagaaaaaaaaagaagaaaaaaggacaGTAAGGATTTAAAACTGAATTTCATTGCATTCCGTTTTAGAGTAACAAAAATGGCTTCAGAGTGAGCGATGCACCTATATACCTTGAACATCCCCCCCGTTTTAGTCAACATCAAGGCCCCTTTTTGTCACAGGGTACACTCTCAACTgtcaggccagtttagagttgaaAGTCTATGTTATGTGGGAAGAGAACttacacatttacaaatgaagaGCATGCAAACAGCACAGAGATAGGGATAAGGCTGGAATTATGAAAACAGTCTCTCTGAGGGTAAACCATTGTGCCACATTGCTTCCACCCACATATAACTTGATCAAAACATGAAAGCACCCCATGATGCAGCTCAACCTGGAGAAGCCATATTTGTCCCTACTAAAACAAAGATAGCAACCCAACTGGAATACAACTTACAGATATAATAATATGTTTCGCCTTCTCTGAACTCCTTGCCCAGGGTAAAAGGAGTATAGCGCTGAAACTTCTCTGAGAACTTCTCTGGCCCATTTAGAGCAAGTGGCCGATTACATTCCCATCGCACCTGGTCCTTAGATTGTGGTTTGCATGTGTCATATTCCTCTGCTTCCACCATGTAGAGAATGTACCTCTCAGCTGAGTGAGAGGGGATCTCCCCTTCCTCGTAATGGGGGCAGATAATGTCAAGGTAGTCGTTGATCCGTACAGCCACAGTGTAGTCATCCCATAGGAACCTGGAAGGCAGAGGTGGAAGAAGTCCATATTAGAGGAGAGGGAGGAATTGGACAAAGCTCCTGGAGGTCAAAAAATACAGCAAGAGCAAAATGTTTGCATTTGGAAATTTGAAATATCTGACCAATTGACTGGGAAATTGGGGGTGGGTGAAAAAAGTGCACACAGAATGGTTATCTGCAAATCTCACACATTCTCCCTCATGGCTCTCGTGCTTTCCAAAGGCCCTTTCTTGGCACAGCTGTAATTACCAGTACCATGGTTCACTGCTTATTATATTGTACAACCGCGATGTTTATTCAGTAAACTACCTAACAGGCTTATTGCTAAACTGACAGATAACATCTTTCAATTCTTACTCAGCGAACCATGCGTTCCTAGCAAATATTTGtgagagagagggaaagagagagagagagagagagagagagagagagagagacagtgagaAGGAGAGTTGTTTCAGGGTCTCaggacatttttcttctttggagaCTACAAACCCTCGTCTGCCCTCCATGTTAGAAATCTGCTCCAGGAAGGCAACTCTACTGCCCAGGGAAAAATTTAACGCTTTAAGCTTATTACAAGCTGTCAGCCTCCAAGCTTCCTAACCAAGCATTCTTGAAAGCACACATCAGGCAGCCTGCCTGTCAAGTCCTTATGATGTGGGGTTTGGAGACAGACAGGCTGTCCCCTTCAGCTTTTACGATGTGGTTTCTGTTCTGCTTAATTAAACCAccccacacacaaacactctGAGAGACCCCTTTCCCAGCCTCGCTTGTGTACTCACACACTCCCCTCAAGTACCTGGCGGCACCACCCGTTGCTCTGACCCCAGCACACACACTGATACCCAGTCAATCTCCCTTTACTGCAGCACCCCTGCAGAGCCGTCACTCCATGGGGTAGATTCTTCTTCTAACATACAATTCAAAGAACATAAAGGTAAAAAGGAAGCTGAGCTAAACTTTCGGTAAGGAGTCAAAGAGATCCATAGAAGAATCAGCAGATTTTGAAATCAAGCCTGAAGCTTGTGCCGCACCCTGAGTTGAAATCCAGGAGACACGTGGACAGAATGGAGATGGCAAATTTAGCAAAGGCTGAACTGCTCAACTACACACTAATTCTAAGTCATAATGTGTAATTGAATTATTTATGCTGCCAAAAAAAGTGTCAAACGATAACAATTGATACGATAAGTGATATACTCAGCATAACTTGCTGGGACTGAAGCAACATCCTTCACAGTTACAGTTCAGCACCTTAACCACTAGGCCACACTGCTAGACTTTAACTCTTCTGTATCTGACTTGATCTGCAACAGGTCAGTACAAGTCGGAAGAGAACAAGCCACATTTATTTTCGTAAATGTTTGACATATCTTCTTGTGCGTAACTTTTGTTGCTAATTCTTAGCATCACTTTGAAGATCTTTGTAGCAGGGCAGGGGGTGGGGTTGGCTGGAAGGAGACACAGCCTTAGCTGTGGTTTTCTTGTGTTTGCTTATGGATtagttctgttatatttgaaacACTACATGCTTTTAGCACCCTTATGCCACAACCATCATGTCCTGCCTAAATAACATTAACTATTAATGTGCAGCCTCTgctattattctgtttttatgtttaatttagcTTTATTAATATCTCGAGCATGCTAAGGCATTCCCAAAAATGGTCAATtacttaatgattcatttttaaaatccacTTATTTTAATATAAGGTCATAGGGTCTGGGAGAATAGAGTATCCAGGCAGCAGTGGGCATCCTTAAACCATCCCTGgacaggataccagtccatcacagagcacactcacacacagtacCATATTCATGTTGGACCAGCTCCAGGTTACTAATCAACTGAATGTACAAGTCTTTGGGGAATGAGAGAAAAACAGGAGTAACtgattaaaacacacaaaagtgAAGTACACAAAAAATCAAGTCAGAACCTAAACCCAACTCTGAAGACTGTACCACCTAATCAATGTATCTTTATTGTATGAATGCCACAGACAGGATTCACCAACAAACAGCAAGATAAACTATATCATGGAGGCTGGCTTTCTATCTTCTGTGCTCCCTTTACAGGTTTACAGTGTTCTTTAGATGAAGCTTTACATGACCATTTATCTCTTTCCCTCAATAAGCATGTGGCATCTGCTATGGTACATGAAGCTCTGcccataaaacatttttaatcctGGAGCCCCACTAAAGatgatttaatcatttttaaccaATGTATTGTTTGGAAGAGTAGAGGAAGGACTAACCCAGGACAAGATACCATTTCATCACAGACACATCTTTAAGAAGTATAAAGAAAATGGAGAGACCAAACACATACTCAGACATATTTTAAGTGGACTAGGACCTGAACTTCGGCACCTGAACTAACCACTATGCTAACATATCATCtaaagtaacatataaaatgtatagaatttttgttttcaaatggaGTTTTGAACAATAATGTAACATTAACATAATACCATATTTCTGCACTAATGTACCATTAATCCATCCAGTTCAGGGTTTCAGCAGAATTGAACACCAAGCATGGAGTAAACCAGGGTGAGACAGCAGTTTATCACATGACCAACTCACTACTGGCTAATAACTTACCACCAGGTCACTTAATTTtcatatctttggaatgtgggaggaaagctggGGTAGCTGGACTAAAACCTACACAAATGaaaggagagcatgcaaactctagACATGCAGCAACTAGACAGGATTTGAACTCATGACAACAGTAAGGAACTGGTGCTAATTCCTACATCATAAAATTATTCACTCACTGTTCTAAGGTGTTAATGCTACCAAGAGACAAAAAAGATGATATGAAAATAGTGACATGTCCAAAGTACATGATCCCTGGTTTGTTTCTAGGCTTGGGCGCCCTCTTTGTGGTGTTGGTTTGTCCTCCTTGTCTTCAGTTGAATTTGCTCCTTCATTTCAACATAAACTACAAGTCTGATTAACCTTTCTAAATGGCTCTGGTGTGAGAAGTGGTATGATGCAAAAATAAACTCCTCCATGAGTTAAGAATTGGCTCTACCATAACCAGAAAAAATGAAAGTTGTGGAAACGAAAGATTAATAATCATAGCAGTCCCTTCAGATATGTACAACTCTTATCCTGCTTGGAAGATCTGAGTGTCTCTGGGGTGCCACTTGATTTCTCCAACAGGGTCACCACGCTCGTCTCTGGGGGACAGATGAGGGTGGAGTGGATGGAGATGCTGATCTAATCTACTAATGAATGGAACTTCACCATAAATGCAACCAGATTTCTATCAGGATTGCTCAGGCCTCAGGGCTGGCCAGCATCAAGTCTCATTCTGCCATTGGTTCCATGGGTTCTAAGAGCCCTCAGATCTAATCAGGGCTATAAAGCAGATTTCCAAGGTAGTGGGGGAAGGGCTCAGCTAAATCAATTTCAGatactgaactgaatttaaaggAGATGCAGAAAGGCCAGTGActagatttaatgcttttgttctTCAGTCCATGTCCTATGATATGTGCTTTTGGCTAATGGGTGACAACTAGGCTGACaaagagtgagtgtgtgagtctgtgcatgtatgtgtgccctgcattCTATTCAGCACCAGTTCCTACCTTGTACCTGTATCTGATGCTACTGGATCATTAAAAGAGGATTAGTCAGGTGCAATAAATGTATGGATgcataatcaaataaaataaaaactaaacgaTAATGTCTGAAAAAATTAACAAGTCAAAGGTCAGTGAATTCTATTAACTTTGGATCCTGCAGCATGTTAAGGCTTTCTTAAATAATTTGAGCCACAACATTACTTCATATTAGTGAGTTAAGGTGCAAATCAAATTGATTTTGATTGGCTAAATGGTCATACTAGACACCAGACATGTTGCCAGTCCACAGAATGGCATCTTTGGTAAATACCAACTTCCTGACACCCCCACCCCATCCTCTCTTCCACATATAAACGTATGTTACAGAATGTTTCTCAATGTTAGATTAAAGCAACAGCATGTGACACTGAAGTGATTCCTGACCCCAGAAGCAACCATCCCCCCTAAGTCATTTCCAAATGACAGCCCCTTTATATTAAACCCCCTGGCTCAAGAGCTCCGGCAGCCGTCATCCTGAGACAAATAGCACTGCAGATTGATGGCATTTCTGTTGCTGTTGCTTAGTTCAGAGGTATGGGCATAAATAGCACAGGGTTAAAGGGTTAAATTTTCTGTGCCTCCGAGAAAATGGGCCCGCTCACACCACTGTGGCCCTCCCCCCTCTGTCTGTCTTTGCTCCAGTGAGCTCTTACAACTCACACCTCATTAAAAGAAAAGCTAATTAAAGAAAAGGGCCATAGGGGGCTTATTtgggatttctgttttctttttttagtaaaCTTGAGGTCGGGCTGGAAAGCCATGCACAAGTGCTTCTTTTCCTATACTAAACAGCTGTCCCTGTATTATAAAAAAACCTCACCCATCGTGAGAGTGGACTCAGAATAGACTAAAGATAAGTCCACAAGTTCAGACACTTTGGACGACGACTGTCTTGTTTAAAGCTTTCTACCTCTAAGGATAAAGCAGCCTGTGCCAGTTGTGCAGATTGCGTGactgagcatttttttttcctgcttcctTTCATAAAAAAGCAACGCTATAATCTCTTGCTTTCCACCTTTTAAAACTGGTTTATCCTGTTTAGAGGACCCCCGTCTTACAAATACACACACGCACAGCCTTGCCTTGAGTCATCAATCATAACCTCCCAGTTAATCTTACAGATTCAAAACACCATCTCTCATCTCTTATCTTTAATCTACATGCTCAGCCTTGCCAATCATTCCTCAGCTGGCAGAgacaaaaaatagataaataaaaaatttaaaaaaaaatgttgaaaatccAGAGAATGGCTGACATGATTGAAATC is part of the Polypterus senegalus isolate Bchr_013 unplaced genomic scaffold, ASM1683550v1 scaffold_3543, whole genome shotgun sequence genome and harbors:
- the LOC120521956 gene encoding ephrin-A1-like; amino-acid sequence: MDLLWIVCLTTCFWIVSAERHSVYWNSSNPKFLWDDYTVAVRINDYLDIICPHYEEGEIPSHSAERYILYMVEAEEYDTCKPQSKDQVRWECNRPLALNGPEKFSEKFQRYTPFTLGKEFREGETYYYISKPIHHHGEQCLKLKVKVVGQNGSQQPRTTGAHTPGLPADDPAISAADVMKSIGHNSHAPFVPVTSLVTLLSVLCVLLL